ACACAGCCAATTTTATCCACCATGAGGGACTTCAGCAGTTTAACAACACGTTCTCTCTCATTTTGTGTCTGAAACCGGACAAGATCTTGAGCTTCGTCAATGTGCACAACGAGCGTGCCCCGCTGCGTCAGGTGACTCCGCAGTAAGGTTCTGAGGCTGCCTTCCGAACGCGTTGGTGAAGCGGGATATCCCAAAGCCGCGATGGCTTCGATTGCCACATCCTTCCCCGTCGCCTTGTTTGGCGAATTGAACTGGATAACCGACATGCTGGCATCCTCAATCGAGTGCTGAGCAGCCTGAAGGTATGGCGCAACAAGGCGGTCAGATGCTGTCGTTTTGCCGCTCCCCGATCCGCCAATGATTGCGAGAACCCGTCCTTCCGGCCGTTGTCCTGATTCAAGTGACATGCGCCGCTTTGCGAGC
This genomic window from Roseovarius sp. M141 contains:
- a CDS encoding ATP-binding protein, whose translation is MTDRREAIERLVAKLEAQFFEREFYPVLEEEFSAMLAKRRMSLESGQRPEGRVLAIIGGSGSGKTTASDRLVAPYLQAAQHSIEDASMSVIQFNSPNKATGKDVAIEAIAALGYPASPTRSEGSLRTLLRSHLTQRGTLVVHIDEAQDLVRFQTQNERERVVKLLKSLMVDKIGCVLISCWSAFVLPEMANIPLWSQ